One stretch of Arachis duranensis cultivar V14167 chromosome 1, aradu.V14167.gnm2.J7QH, whole genome shotgun sequence DNA includes these proteins:
- the LOC107470474 gene encoding protein TIFY 3B has translation MACLKPDELELVGRGEQGSHHAMERIGDANVGSNNNNMADDASMMHFPANWPMPASGLNASAPTHFTILFNGNTFVYDGINTEKVQEIMLIAAAYAKSAEVKIGTQSSFTPLIPTSTSSSPAQRNSNNLPSKQSVCFPAEKSSICRLQEFPLARRQSLQRFLEKRRVRLFSKAPYGFSKNMAGLYDDNSPGNIENSFYDDNSPQDFAS, from the exons ATGGCTTGTTTGAAACCTGATGAGTTGGAGCTTGTTGGTAGAGGAGAGCAAGGTTCTCATCATGCTATGGAAAGAATTGGTGATGCTAATGTTGGTTCCAACAATAACAACATGGCTGATGATGCTTCTATGATGCATTTTCCTGCTAACTG GCCAATGCCAGCATCCGGACTGAATGCATCAGCTCCAACTCATTTTACCATCTTATTCAATGGGAACACTTTTGTCTATGATGGAATTAATACAGAGAAG GTGCAAGAGATAATGCTTATTGCTGCTGCATATGCCAAGTCTGCTGAAGTGAAAATTGGGACACAATCTTCATTCACTCCACTCATTCCGACTTCCACAAGTTCTTCTCCTGCACAAAGAAACTCCAACAACTTGCCTTCAAAACAATCTGTCTGCTTTCCTGCAGAAAAGAGTTCCATTTGCAGGCTGCAAG AATTTCCGTTAGCACGTAGACAATCTCTTCAGAGGTTTCTTGAGAAGCGACGAGTCAG gtTGTTTAGCAAAGCCCCTTATGGTTTCTCAAAAAACATGGCTGGCCTCTATGATGACAATAGTCCAGGGAACATAGAGAACAGCTTTTATGATGACAATAGTCCACAAGATTTTGCTTCTTAA
- the LOC107470465 gene encoding protein FATTY ACID EXPORT 2, chloroplastic (The sequence of the model RefSeq protein was modified relative to this genomic sequence to represent the inferred CDS: added 66 bases not found in genome assembly) — protein sequence MMAEAVFGVSTSPSFSLRPTTATTSSRTFHTLPTTTTVSLFHTPAFSYLRQSLTHSNTSSHVYAAVVSSDSKASSVDLGQPELDNTGGGGSAGNGFGDRGGGGGGGGGGNDDNKDKEGSDAEHKRRMALLMSQKFTLGYAALVGVGGLMGYLKSGSQKSLLAGGVSAALLYYVYTELPLRPVFASSVGLGISAALLAVMGSRFKKSGKIFPAGVVSLVSLIMTGGYLHGIMRSSH from the exons ATGATGGCAGAAGCTGTGTTTGGTGTATCGACGAgtccttctttctctcttcggCCCACAACTGCCACCACTTCTTCTAGAACCTTCCACACTCTTCCAACAACCACCACCGTTTCGCTGTTTCACACTCCTGCATTCAGTTACTTGCGTCAAAGCTTAACTCATTCCAACACTAGCTCTCA GGACAATACCGGTGGTGGTGGTAGTGCCGGAAACGGTTTTGGAGACcgcggtggtggtggtggtggtggcggcgGCGGGAACGACGATAACAAGGACAAAGAAGGATCTGACGCGGAACATAAGAGGAGGATGGCTCTCTTGATGTCTCAGAAATTCACTCTTGGTTACGCTGCTCTTGTAGGAG TGGGTGGTCTGATGGGCTATTTGAAGAGTGGGAGCCAGAAGTCGCTTTTGGCCGGTGGCGTGTCTGCGGCTTTGCTGTATTATGTGTACACTGAGCTACCTCTGAGGCCTGTTTTTGCATCATCTGTGGGCCTTG GCATATCGGCTGCACTTTTGGCAGTGATGGGTTCTCGTTTCAAGAAATCAGGGAAGATCTTTCCAGCAGGTGTTGTTTCCTTAGTCTCCCTTATAATGACGGGTGGTTACTTGCATGGAATTATGCGTAGCTCTCACTAG
- the LOC107470448 gene encoding cation/H(+) antiporter 19 has protein sequence MATPNPVTAAAPPACPAPMKATSNGAFHHENPLDYALPLLIVQICIVVGFTRFLAFLCKPLRQPRVIAEIIGGLLLGPSAFGRNQKFLNTIFPKKSLTVLDTIANVGLLFFLFLVGLELDVRSIKRTGPKALAIAVCGITFPFLLGVGTSFVLRATISQGVQPLAFIVFMGVALSITAFPVLARILAELKLLTTDVGSIAMSAAAVNDVAAWILLALAIAVSGDNTSPIISLWVLLCGAGFILFAVYGIRPLLVIMAKHSLSGEPVKETYICFTLTLVLACSFLTDTIGIHALFGAFVVGIIVPKDGPFAGVLIEKIEDLVSGIFLPLYFVSSGLKTNVATISGGTSWALLALVIFNACFGKIVGTVVVSLSCKVPFRESLALGFLMNTKGLVELIVLNIGKDRKVLNDQAFAICVLMALFTTFITTPIVMAVYKPARRGAPYKHKTIQRKDLDTELRMLACFHSTRSIPTLLNLIESSRGTKKFGKLCIYAMHLMELSERSSAITMAHKARRNGLPFWNNKPDDANANNDHMIIAFQAYGKLNKVNVRPMTAISDLANIHVDICTSAHQKRAAMIVLPFHKHQLVDGSMESLGSSFRHMNELVLSHAPCSVGILVDRGLGGASQVQASDVSYNIVVLFFGGRDCREALSYGMRMAQHPGISLTVVKFVTAPGKSLAFGAKLVAVSVDKQQKVVTEIDENEKQLDEELWNEFLGKSIKYEERLVDSRNDIEAALREMSRSSLILVGRMPSVAPLIYNSDSAQLGPVGSFLASSEFSTTASVVVIQQYNPAADAHPLVMEEIDQLEEPDTPL, from the exons atggctaCGCCGAATCCAGTAACAGCAGCAGCACCACCAGCATGTCCAGCACCAATGAAAGCCACGTCCAATGGGGCGTTCCACCATGAAAATCCTCTTGACTATGCTCTTCCATTGCTAATTGTTCAAATATGTATCGTTGTTGGCTTCACCAGATTCCTTGCATTCCTTTGCAAACCCCTTAGACAGCCTAGAGTTATTGCAGAGATCATC GGAGGATTACTGCTAGGACCATCTGCATTTGGACGAAACCAGAAGTTTCTAAACACAATCTTTCCAAAGAAGAGCTTAACAGTTCTGGACACCATAGCCAATGTAGGtctcttgttcttcttgtttCTCGTTGGTCTTGAGCTTGATGTCCGCTCCATTAAGCGTACTGGGCCAAAGGCCTTAGCCATTGCCGTGTGCGGCATCACTTTCCCTTTCCTTCTCGGCGTTGGGACCTCTTTTGTTCTCAGAGCAACCATCTCACAAGGTGTTCAGCCACTTGCCTTCATTGTTTTCATGGGCGTGGCTCTATCTATCACTGCCTTCCCTGTCTTGGCTCGAATCCTCGCCGAGCTCAAGCTTCTAACCACTGATGTTGGAAGCATTGCCATGTCTGCTGCTGCAGTGAATGATGTTGCAGCATGGATACTCTTAGCTCTTGCAATAGCTGTCTCCGGTGACAACACTTCTCCGATAATCTCTCTTTGGGTTCTGCTTTGTGGTGCCGGTTTTATACTCTTTGCTGTGTATGGCATAAGGCCTTTGCTGGTGATAATGGCGAAGCATTCGCTGTCTGGGGAGCCGGTTAAAGAGACCTACATATGCTTCACGTTGACGTTGGTTTTGGCTTGTAGTTTTCTGACCGATACAATTGGTATCCATGCTCTGTTTGGTGCATTTGTGGTTGGTATCATTGTCCCAAAAGATGGTCCTTTTGCTGGGGTTTTGATTGAGAAGATTGAAGACTTGGTCAGTGGGATTTTCTTGCCACTATATTTTGTGTCTAGTGGGTTGAAGACAAATGTGGCTACTATCAGTGGAGGCACTTCTTGGGCATTGCTTGCACTTGTTATTTTCAATGCTTGCTTTGGAAAGATTGTTGGCACTGTTGTGGTGTCACTCTCATGTAAGGTGCCTTTTAGAGAATCATTGGCACTTGGCTTTCTCATGAACACTAAGGGTTTGGTAGAGCTCATTGTTCTCAACATTGGAAAGGATCGCAAG GTGCTGAACGACCAAGCATTTGCAATTTGTGTTCTGATGGCACTTTTCACCACCTTCATCACGACCCCAATAGTGATGGCAGTGTACAAGCCAGCTCGGAGAGGAGCACCATACAAACACAAAACAATCCAGCGCAAGGATCTCGACACAGAGCTGAGGATGCTGGCATGTTTCCACAGCACACGCAGCATCCCAACCTTGCTCAACCTCATCGAATCTTCCCGCGGAACCAAGAAGTTTGGGAAGCTTTGCATTTACGCCATGCACCTTATGGAGCTCTCAGAGCGCTCCTCTGCCATCACTATGGCCCACAAGGCACGCAGGAACGGCCTTCCTTTCTGGAACAACAAACCCGACGACGCCAACGCCAACAACGATCACATGATCATTGCTTTCCAGGCTTACGGAAAACTCAACAAGGTTAACGTTCGTCCCATGACTGCTATCTCTGATCTCGCTAACATCCATGTAGATATCTGCACTAGCGCTCACCAAAAGCGTGCTGCAATGATTGTCCTTCCATTCCACAAGCACCAACTCGTTGATGGATCCATGGAGTCTCTGGGAAGCTCGTTCCGTCACATGAACGAGCTTGTTTTGAGCCACGCTCCTTGCTCTGTGGGGATCTTGGTTGACCGTGGACTAGGCGGCGCAAGCCAGGTTCAAGCATCTGACGTGTCATACAACATAGTTGTGTTGTTCTTCGGTGGACGTGATTGTAGAGAAGCACTTTCTTATGGTATGAGGATGGCACAGCACCCGGGTATCTCGCTGACGGTTGTTAAGTTTGTTACAGCACCGGGGAAGAGCCTGGCCTTTGGGGCGAAGCTTGTGGCTGTGTCAGTAGACAAGCAACAGAAAGTGGTTACAGAGATTGATGAAAACGAAAAACAGTTAGACGAGGAGTTGTGGAACGAGTTCTTGGGGAAGTCAATCAAGTATGAGGAGAGACTAGTGGATAGCCGAAACGACATTGAGGCTGCTTTGAGGGAGATGAGTAGGTCCAGCCTTATTTTGGTTGGTAGAATGCCATCCGTTGCACCCTTGATTTACAACAGTGACTCTGCTCAACTTGGCCCTGTTGGAAGCTTCTTGGCTTCTTCGGAATTCTCAACCACTGCGTCTGTTGTTGTTATCCAACAGTACAATCCAGCTGCTGATGCTCACCCACTCGTCATGGAGGAAATTGATCAACTTGAGGAGCCTGATACCCCGCTCTGA
- the LOC127740627 gene encoding self-incompatibility protein S1-like — MEAYVAILEKITYLVALLFLVIGLCTPIVVEAKHVSIKNRLGSGKNMTLHCKSKDTDLGDHSIAYGDEFGWDFHDDVVGTTLFYCDLEWERVQEYHFDAYDFHRDFVRCGGDGCSWLISAEGMYGSNSQTELWEFMYYWPN; from the coding sequence ATGGAAGCTTATGTGGCAATATTAGAAAAGATAACTTATCTTGTCGCCCTGCTTTTTCTGGTAATAGGGTTGTGCACCCCAATTGTTGTTGAGGCCAAACATGTGAGCATCAAGAACAGGCTGGGATCTGGGAAGAACATGACCCTGCATTGTAAATCCAAAGATACTGATCTGGGTGACCATAGTATAGCATATGGGGATGAGTTTGGGTGGGACTTCCATGACGACGTTGTCGGAACCACACTCTTTTACTGTGATTTGGAGTGGGAGAGAGTTCAGGAGTACCATTTTGATGCCTATGACTTCCACAGGGACTTTGTCCGATGCGGCGGTGATGGATGTTCATGGCTGATATCTGCTGAAGGCATGTATGGTTCAAATAGTCAAACAGAGCTCTGGGAATTCATGTACTATTGGCCAAACTGA
- the LOC107470425 gene encoding rhomboid-like protein 14, mitochondrial yields MEVRIGRSVSRGMIPLLALHAFSEYYRSNSKPPVTAALIAANTLIYLRPSFLHSLLPSIDQVWFNPHLILRHKDLKRFLLSPFYHIGEPHLVYNMLSLLWKGIQLETSMGSFEFASMVASLLALSQGITLMLSKSLLLFFDYERPYYREYAVGFSGVLFAMKVVLNSRSDEYTSVHGVIVPSRYAAWAELILIQMFVPGASFLGHLGGILAGILYMKLRGNYFGSDPLSVLMRSVGSALNWPVRFLGGLFRSRRGRITGRGTVGGGGNRRRRVNGGDNGGFWRCQACTYDNSGYLSVCEMCATTRDGSGLASMQWDRDLDGLPLDELRRRRIDRFTGRR; encoded by the exons ATGGAAGTGAGAATCGGAAGAAGCGTTTCTCGGGGAATGATCCCACTGCTGGCCCTCCACGCCTTCAGCGAGTACTACCGCTCCAACTCAAAACCCCCCGTTACCGCCGCCCTCATCGCCGCCAACACCCTCATCTACCTCCGCCCCTCCTTCCTCCACTCCCTCCTCCCCTCCATCGACCAAGTCTGGTTCAACCCCCACCTCATCCTCAGG CACAAGGACCTGAAGCGCTTTCTCTTATCGCCGTTCTACCACATCGGAGAACCTCATCTTGTCTACAACATGCTCTCCCTTCTCTGGAAGGGGATCCAATTGGAGACATCAATGGGAAGCTTCGAATTCGCTTCCATGGTGGCTTCTTTGCTCGCTTTGTCGCAGGGGATCACGCTCATGCTCTCCAAATCGCTGCTTCTCTTCTTCGATTACGAGAGACCTTACTACCGCGAGTACGCGGTTGGATTCTCCGGCGTTCTCTTTGCCATGAAGGTCGTCCTCAACTCCCGCTCCGACGAATACACTTCCGTCCACGGCGTTATTGTGCCCTCGCGGTACGCCGCGTGGGCGGAGCTAATTCTGATTCAGATGTTCGTTCCTGGAGCTTCGTTCTTGGGCCACCTTGGTGGAATACTTGCCGGGATACTTTACATGAAGTTGAGGGGAAACTACTTTGGATCCGATCCTCTGAGTGTTTTGATGAGGAGTGTTGGTTCTGCGTTGAATTGGCCGGTTAGGTTTTTGGGAGGGTTGTTTCGGTCCCGGCGTGGGAGGATCACCGGGAGGGGGACGGTTGGTGGTGGCGGCAATCGGAGGAGGAGGGTTAATGGTGGTGATAATGGGGGTTTCTGGAGGTGCCAGGCCTGCACTTATGATAATTCAGGGTATTTGAGTGTCTGTGAGATGTGTGCTACTACAAGGGATGGAAGTGGATTGGCTTCTATGCAATGGGACAGGGATTTGGATGGACTTCCCTTGGATGAATTGCGGCGCCGAAGGATCGACAGATTTACTGGTagaagatga